In Amycolatopsis sp. EV170708-02-1, the following are encoded in one genomic region:
- a CDS encoding purine-nucleoside phosphorylase, with the protein MSENEVAAAAAIAERTGVEKHDIAVVLGSGWRPAADVIGEPEAEIPLGELPGFAAPGAVGHGGTVRSVRVGEKRALILLGRTHFYEGKGIDPVVHNVRTAAAAGAGTVLLTNAAGGLREGFRVGQPVLISDHLNLTARSPIVGANFVDLTDLYSKRLRDIAREIDPSLEEGVYAGLTGPHFETPAEIRMLRTLGADLVGMSTVLEAIAARAAGVEVFGLSLVTNLAAGMTGEPLNHEEVLEAGRQSATRMGTLLKELVSRA; encoded by the coding sequence AGGTCGCGGCGGCCGCCGCCATCGCCGAACGCACCGGCGTCGAGAAGCACGACATCGCCGTCGTGCTCGGTTCGGGCTGGCGCCCGGCGGCGGACGTCATCGGGGAGCCCGAGGCGGAGATCCCGCTGGGCGAACTGCCCGGATTCGCCGCGCCGGGCGCGGTCGGGCACGGGGGAACCGTCCGGTCGGTCCGCGTCGGCGAGAAGCGCGCGCTGATCCTGCTGGGCCGCACGCATTTCTACGAGGGCAAGGGCATCGACCCGGTGGTGCACAACGTGCGCACCGCGGCGGCGGCGGGCGCCGGGACGGTGCTGCTGACCAACGCCGCGGGCGGCCTGCGCGAGGGCTTCCGCGTCGGGCAGCCGGTGCTGATCTCCGACCACCTGAACCTCACGGCGCGCTCGCCGATCGTCGGCGCGAACTTCGTCGACCTGACGGATCTCTACTCGAAGCGGCTGCGCGACATCGCGCGCGAAATCGACCCTTCGCTGGAGGAGGGCGTCTACGCGGGGCTCACCGGGCCGCATTTCGAGACGCCCGCGGAGATCCGCATGCTGCGGACGCTCGGCGCCGACCTCGTCGGCATGTCGACGGTGCTGGAGGCCATCGCCGCCCGCGCCGCCGGGGTCGAGGTGTTCGGGCTTTCGCTGGTGACCAACCTGGCGGCCGGGATGACCGGGGAGCCGCTGAACCACGAAGAGGTCCTGGAGGCGGGCCGTCAGTCCGCCACCCGCATGGGCACCCTGCTCAAGGAACTCGTCTCCCGCGCCTGA
- a CDS encoding glycosyltransferase, with translation MRLIFTSLVSHGHLYPLLPLAVAARDAGHEVVFATGDDMLTVVEKAGLAVESAGFGMREAFESIAGPDAPKPNASDAPPESFNPIIGEVFGNVLPRRFVADLTPVLERHRPDLVVYESGNAGGAIAAHLAGIPAIGHGFGRFSPGDVMDVIYGRLAEYTAEVGLPDLDSRSFGDPVVDICPESVQSPEFLAGANRIPLRPVGWAEPGDLPAGVAGRDKSRPLVYLTLGTAFGDEGVLKRAIRGLSRLDADVIVAAGPSVDAAGLGEVPGNVRVEMWVPQVELLPHVDLVVHHGGSGTTLGAFGAGLPQLVLPQGADQFTNAEAVVAAGAGVQLIGAEAVEDVIFEQARKLLADETVHGAARRLAEEVAAMPSPAEVAQRLPEFAG, from the coding sequence GTGCGATTGATCTTCACTTCTCTGGTGAGTCATGGTCATCTCTATCCCCTACTACCGCTCGCCGTCGCCGCCCGCGACGCCGGGCACGAGGTCGTGTTCGCCACCGGCGACGACATGCTGACGGTGGTCGAAAAGGCCGGTCTGGCAGTGGAAAGCGCCGGATTCGGGATGCGGGAGGCGTTCGAGTCGATCGCCGGGCCCGACGCTCCCAAACCCAACGCCTCCGATGCCCCACCCGAATCGTTCAATCCGATCATCGGCGAAGTGTTCGGAAATGTGTTGCCCCGCCGGTTCGTCGCCGATCTCACACCGGTGCTGGAGCGGCACCGGCCGGATCTCGTCGTCTACGAAAGCGGCAACGCAGGTGGCGCCATCGCCGCCCATCTCGCCGGGATTCCCGCGATCGGGCACGGTTTCGGCCGGTTTTCGCCGGGTGACGTCATGGATGTCATCTACGGCCGCCTCGCGGAATACACCGCGGAGGTCGGTTTGCCGGATTTGGATTCGCGGTCCTTCGGCGACCCTGTCGTCGACATCTGCCCGGAATCGGTGCAATCGCCGGAATTCCTGGCCGGAGCGAACCGGATCCCGCTGCGCCCGGTCGGCTGGGCCGAACCGGGAGACCTCCCGGCGGGCGTGGCAGGCCGGGACAAGAGCCGTCCGCTCGTCTATCTCACGCTCGGGACCGCGTTCGGTGACGAAGGCGTGCTGAAACGGGCCATCCGTGGTTTGTCGCGGCTCGACGCGGACGTCATCGTCGCGGCGGGTCCGTCGGTGGATGCGGCGGGGCTGGGCGAGGTGCCGGGCAACGTCCGCGTCGAGATGTGGGTGCCGCAGGTCGAGCTCCTGCCGCACGTCGACCTCGTGGTCCACCACGGCGGCAGCGGGACGACGCTGGGTGCCTTCGGCGCCGGGCTGCCGCAGCTGGTGCTGCCGCAGGGGGCGGATCAGTTCACGAACGCCGAGGCCGTCGTCGCGGCCGGAGCCGGTGTGCAGCTGATCGGTGCCGAAGCCGTCGAGGACGTCATTTTCGAGCAGGCCCGAAAGCTGCTCGCCGACGAGACCGTCCACGGGGCCGCGCGCCGGCTCGCCGAGGAGGTCGCCGCGATGCCGTCGCCCGCGGAGGTCGCTCAGCGGCTTCCCGAATTCGCCGGCTGA